The segment CACTCCCATTAAACTGATCGTTTTGCTGCACTTGAGCATAGTCAACCGTCACTCGATCGTCACTGTACCCACCAATAAACCAATCGCGTGCATTACTTCCAGCGAATGCGATCGCGCCAATATACTGACTAAAATCAAACTCTTCAAAATTTTGAACAGTTAGCCCTGCAACGCCGCTGATTTGATTACTGGTATCTGCTGGATTGACTGTAAGAGCCACATTCCCAAAACTGAGAACAAAGCGATCGTTACCGCTACCACCGTCTACTCGATCGTTTTGCAATACCTGCTCGTATAGAGCACTAACAGTGTCATTCCCTCCCCCCGCATTCAGCTGATCTGTTCTCAATGTCAGTGTGAAGGTTTCATCAGCATTCGTTCCATTGATGTTGTTTCCAACATTGACAACGATCGATTGACTGACCTGAAGCGCTGTAGTACCACTGTCGCCATTGCCATTGTCATTGACTGTAACTGAAATCGTATCGCCTGTAGCAGCAGTACTCCGATAGGATAGAGATGCAAGTGCTGTATTTAGATTGTCGAGGCTACCCTGGATCTGAAAACTCTGATCGTCGCTTCCATCACCTGTGATGAATGAAATTCCATTGACGACACCAAGTGAGAGTGTTCCGGTTCCAGCAGAGAGCGTCACTGTAAGAGGAATCGCATTATTTGCATCGACATCGTTGATACTAATGCCAGAAATTGCCGTTGAACTATTCTCAGCAACGTTCTGCGTTCCAGGAATACTGAGAAGTGGAGCATCATTGACCGCAGTGATACTCAGGGTTGTCGTAGCAGGTGTACTTGTTTGCGTACCATCTAATAAGACGAATTGAATTTGGCGATTCGTCGTGTTGGGATTGTCGCTGAGGTTACGGTAGGTAATCGATTTCAGCGCAGCTTCGTAGTTTGCGATCGAGGTTGTTCCAGTGAGTGTAAGAACACCATTGTTGAAGCTGCCTGTGATGCCGTTTTGGTTAACAAAGAGAAGCTCGTCCTGTGCTGCGACAAAATTCGCGATCGTAATAATCGCTCCAGTCATATTAGAGTTGGAACTCGTTATTGTAAGACCAGAGCTAGCTAGGGTTGCAGTGCCGTTTTCGGTAAAACTTGTCGCAAAATTGATCCCTGGATTTGCGCCATTGAGATCGAGCGCAATCGGTGGTCTGAGTTCAATCGATCGATTGACCTGAATTGGAGTGATTCCGTTATCTCCATTTCCGTTATCGTTGACTGTAATGGAGAATGTATCAGTCGAGCTACCATTAGCACGGTAGGATAGAGATGCAAGTGCTGTATTCAGATCACTGAGACTGCCGCGAATCTCAAAGCTCTGATCGTCGCTGCCATCACCTGAGACAAAAGTAATTCCAGTGACTGTACCGAGTGAAATAGTTCCAGTTCCAACAGAGACAATCACATTTAGAGGAATCGCATTGTTAGCATCAATATCATTAATACTAATGCCTGAAACGGGAGTTAATCCGCTAGGGATAAAGCCTTGACTGGTAGGAGCATTAAGAACTGGACTGTCGTTGAGTGCAGTAATGCTGACTGTTGTGGTTGCAACTGGGCTAGAGCGAGTGTCATCAAATAGGACAAACTGAATCTGACGATTTGTCGTATTGGGATTGTCGCTGAGGTTGCGGTAAGTAATCGATTTGAGCGCAGTTTGGTAATTCGCGATCGAGGTTGTTCCAGTCAGTGTAAGGACACCATTGGTAAAACTGCCTGTAATCCCATTTTGATTGGTAAATAGCAGCTCGTCTTCTGCAACGAAATTGGCAATTGTAATCGTTGCTCGATCGATCTCAGTGTCAGAATTAGTAATTGCGAGGGCAGAACTGGTGAGAGTTAGTGGCGCACCATTTTCGGTAAAGCTTACAGCGAAGTTGCTGCCCGCAGATGCGCCGTTGAGATCAAGCGTGAGCGGAGTTGGAGGCTCTAGTTTCCATAAGCGATTGCTAGAGCTATCGGTTGCTGAGAAGTATAGTGTTCCGTTGACATTGATCAGATTGTCAACAGTAGAACCAGTAACACCTGCTCGAATGTTATTCACAAGCGATGCTTGACCCGTTATTGGGTCAACTTTCCAGAGTTCAAGCCCATTGATGCCATCGTTCGCCGAAAAATACAGCGTTCCATCTACATTCGTTAGAGATGCTGGATTAGAACTACCAGCCGTGTTGATATCTCTGACTAGTACTGCTTGACCATTCGCATCAACCTTCCAAAGTTCTCGTCCATTTGTACCGTCATCTGCTGTAAAGTACAATGTCCCATTGACGTTGACTAACTCAGTCGTCGCCGTTGTTGTAAGAGAAGAACCACTTGGATTGATATTTGCTACCATTGAAGCCTGACCCGTTATTGGGTCAACTTTCCAGAGTTCACGTCCGTTTAAACCATCGTCCGCTGTAAAGTACAGCGTTCCATTCACATTTGTGAGTTTTCCTGGTAGAGAACCTGTCGTTCCTGTTTGAATATCACTTACTAAAGATGCCTGTCCGTTCGTCGGATCAAACTTCCATAGTTCAGTTCCAGTTGCAGCGCTACCACTGGCTGAAAAGTAGAGAAGCCCGTTGACATTGGTTAGATTTGCAGGAGAAGAGCCTGCAATGCCTGATCGAACATTAGCAGCGAGTGAAGCAATGCCCGTAATTGGATCGACCTTCCACAGTTCAAGGCCATTTGTGCTGTCTGTTGCTGCGAAGTACAGCGTTCCATTCACATTAGTTAGAGAAGTAGGCGCAGAACCTGCACTTGTGACAAGTTTTGCTTGCCCATCGATGGGATCAACTTTCCACAGTTTGCGACCTGTACCGTCATTTGCAGAAAAGTACAGTGTTCCGTCCAGATTAATCAAGTCTTGGGGATCAGCATTGCCTGTATTAGGATTGATATCCAGAACTAACGATGTTGTATTCGTTGCGGGATCGAACTTCCAGAGTTCACGACTGTTTGTAGGAGTAGTTGCAGTAAAGTAAAGTACTCCGTTTACATTGGTAAGTCTCTCTGGTGCAGAAGATCCAGTGCCTGAAACAATGTCGCTTACCAGCGTTGCATTACCAGTTGTGGGATCAACTCTCCATAGTTCAGTGCCAGTGCCAGTGCCACTTGCAGCGAAGTACAGAACACCATCAACGTTGGCAAGCTGTCTTGGGGTGGTATATGTCGTTGCACCTATGACGCTAACAGGGAGATTGGTCAAAATCCCGCGATAGTTCGATCTCGCTTCCATCCCAAAAGCTAAGTCAGCCTGAATTTCCCCAGTTCTAACTTCTAACTCCCAATTCCCACCAAGTTCTGCACATCCTGTCTTGGTTGTAGAAGCTGCGATCGTGGCTCCTGTCAGTTCACTCATTTGTTGCAAAAGTGCCTCTGCACCTTGAGCGACTTCGCAACCATAAATTAAAATTTCTGCATCTGCGCTTAATGCTTCCGACCACTGCATCAGCGATCGCGCATAAATTCTCATCGTTTCAGCACTCAATTGTGCTGTGCCTATTAAAATCGCGCCAGGAGTTCCATGAGAGATGAGATGAATCGCTTTAATCTGCCTACGATTCTCTAACACTTCAGCGATCTGCACGATACCATCGCGATCGCCATCGAGCAAAATCACTTCAATCTGCGATCGCACTCCCGCAACGAGACTGGAAACCTCAGGAACAGACGGATCAACAAAGGCAATTTCAGCACGCTCGCAATGATTCAAAACAGCAGCGTCAAACTGGGGTGCAGAAGCAGACATTCTGGTGGACTCCTAACAGAACGTCTTTATCATTCCCGTCTGCGATCGCAACTTAAATAAGCTTATCTAGTGAAATTTCTCGAAGTCAGTAATAGAACTGAACAACGGCATCTCTTAAATTTGGAGATGCCGTTGCAACCGTGAAATCTCTGTGAAACTGCCAACATAAACTGGGCAGATTTTGCAGGCTAGAAATTCCCGTGAGTTGCGATCGCATGTTTAAGACGATCGATCACCTCACTGAGCGCAATTGCTCCTAATTCACCGGATGCACGCGTCCGAATATTCAACGCATTCGATTCGACCTCTTTCGCACCCACAACTGCCATCACCGGAATCTTTTCCTTCTCAGCATTGCGAATCAGTTTGCCCAATCGATCGCCGCTCGGCGCAACTTCCGCTCGAATTCCTGCAAGTTTCATTTGCTCGACAGCCTGCTTCGCAAATGGTAAAAATTCATCACTCACCGTGAGTAATCGAATCTGCTCAGGAGCCAGCCACACTGGGAAATCTCCCGCATACTCTTCGATCAGAATTCCGATCAATCGCTCTAACGAGCCAAACGGCGCACGATGAATCATTACAGGACGCTTACGGCTGCCGTCTTCTGCCACATATTCGAGATCAAAGCGTTCCGGTAAGTTGTAATCGACTTGCACCGTTCCAAGCTGCCATTCTCGATCGAGCGCATCACTAAAGATAAAGTCCAATTTCGGTCCATAAAATGCTGCCTCTCCAATGCCCTCAAAATAGTTCATGCCCATCGTTTCGACTGCACGGCGAATTGCACCTTGAGCTTTCTCCCACGCCTCATCAGACCCAATATATTTATCCGAGTCTGGATCACGGAAACTCAAACGAGCCTTAAAGTTTTTCAGTTGCAGACTCTTGAAGACCGATAAAATCAAATCCACAACACTGAGAAACTCCGCATCAAGCTGTTCAGGCGTGACAAACAAGTGAGAGTCATCGACTGTAAAGCCTCGTACTCTCGTTAATCCGCCAAGTTCACCTGACTGTTCATAGCGGTAGACTGTCCCAAATTCTGCTAATCGCATCGGCAGATCTCGATACGATCGCAGTTCACTCTTATAGATCTGGATGTGGAACGGACAGTTCATCGGCTTCATCACAAAGCCCTGTTCTTCGGTTCGAGCTTTGTCATCTTCCGCCATCATGGGGAACATATCTTCGCTGTACTTCTGCCAGTGACCTGAAGTTTTAAACAGATCCACTTTGGCAATATGTGGCGTAACGACAGGCAGATAACCGCGTCTGGTCTGCTCTTGTTTGAGAAAGTCTTCTAGGGTTGATCTCAGAATCGTTCCTTTGGGTGTCCACAGAGGTAATCCTGGTCCCACTAAATCCGAGAAAATAAACAATCCTAACTCTTT is part of the Leptolyngbya boryana PCC 6306 genome and harbors:
- a CDS encoding DUF4347 domain-containing protein, producing MSASAPQFDAAVLNHCERAEIAFVDPSVPEVSSLVAGVRSQIEVILLDGDRDGIVQIAEVLENRRQIKAIHLISHGTPGAILIGTAQLSAETMRIYARSLMQWSEALSADAEILIYGCEVAQGAEALLQQMSELTGATIAASTTKTGCAELGGNWELEVRTGEIQADLAFGMEARSNYRGILTNLPVSVIGATTYTTPRQLANVDGVLYFAASGTGTGTELWRVDPTTGNATLVSDIVSGTGSSAPERLTNVNGVLYFTATTPTNSRELWKFDPATNTTSLVLDINPNTGNADPQDLINLDGTLYFSANDGTGRKLWKVDPIDGQAKLVTSAGSAPTSLTNVNGTLYFAATDSTNGLELWKVDPITGIASLAANVRSGIAGSSPANLTNVNGLLYFSASGSAATGTELWKFDPTNGQASLVSDIQTGTTGSLPGKLTNVNGTLYFTADDGLNGRELWKVDPITGQASMVANINPSGSSLTTTATTELVNVNGTLYFTADDGTNGRELWKVDANGQAVLVRDINTAGSSNPASLTNVDGTLYFSANDGINGLELWKVDPITGQASLVNNIRAGVTGSTVDNLINVNGTLYFSATDSSSNRLWKLEPPTPLTLDLNGASAGSNFAVSFTENGAPLTLTSSALAITNSDTEIDRATITIANFVAEDELLFTNQNGITGSFTNGVLTLTGTTSIANYQTALKSITYRNLSDNPNTTNRQIQFVLFDDTRSSPVATTTVSITALNDSPVLNAPTSQGFIPSGLTPVSGISINDIDANNAIPLNVIVSVGTGTISLGTVTGITFVSGDGSDDQSFEIRGSLSDLNTALASLSYRANGSSTDTFSITVNDNGNGDNGITPIQVNRSIELRPPIALDLNGANPGINFATSFTENGTATLASSGLTITSSNSNMTGAIITIANFVAAQDELLFVNQNGITGSFNNGVLTLTGTTSIANYEAALKSITYRNLSDNPNTTNRQIQFVLLDGTQTSTPATTTLSITAVNDAPLLSIPGTQNVAENSSTAISGISINDVDANNAIPLTVTLSAGTGTLSLGVVNGISFITGDGSDDQSFQIQGSLDNLNTALASLSYRSTAATGDTISVTVNDNGNGDSGTTALQVSQSIVVNVGNNINGTNADETFTLTLRTDQLNAGGGNDTVSALYEQVLQNDRVDGGSGNDRFVLSFGNVALTVNPADTSNQISGVAGLTVQNFEEFDFSQYIGAIAFAGSNARDWFIGGYSDDRVTVDYAQVQQNDQFNGSDGRDRFVLNNGTMAITVDVTNFNSQITNVSGLVIRNFEEFDFSGYAGAITFSGSGGADSVWGGSGNDILNGSSGNDTLSGGGGTNTLIGGFGNDTYLIQSASDTITELANQGVDSVISSVSYTLSSHVENLTLTGSAAIDGTGNDLANILVGNAGNNRLTGGAGNDRLDGSLGADTLIGGLGDDTYVVDNLADVIVEALNQGIDSVNASVNWILSDNVENLTLTGNAQNGTGNALNNQIFGNNENNTLIGLAGADNLRGNAGADILIGGLGNDTIDLGLDQAIDLVIYAAGDGRDTVTNFRRGVGGDQLRIDSAINIDVVDNGATTSLYLQNQSLGFGKGTQLMVLMNTTGFTSSNISQNLAIGNQAAFFFA
- the thrS gene encoding threonine--tRNA ligase, translating into MSADSNQPEKIYLPKTSESEALKKIRHTTSHVLAMAVQKLFPKAQVTIGPWIENGFYYDFDNPEPFTEKDLKAIKKEMAKIIRRKLPVIREEVSREEAKSRIQALNEPYKLEILDDIKQEPITIYHLGDQWWDLCAGPHVETTEELNPDAIELESVAGAYWRGDETKAQLQRIYGTAWETPEQLAEYKRRKEEAMKRDHRKLGKELGLFIFSDLVGPGLPLWTPKGTILRSTLEDFLKQEQTRRGYLPVVTPHIAKVDLFKTSGHWQKYSEDMFPMMAEDDKARTEEQGFVMKPMNCPFHIQIYKSELRSYRDLPMRLAEFGTVYRYEQSGELGGLTRVRGFTVDDSHLFVTPEQLDAEFLSVVDLILSVFKSLQLKNFKARLSFRDPDSDKYIGSDEAWEKAQGAIRRAVETMGMNYFEGIGEAAFYGPKLDFIFSDALDREWQLGTVQVDYNLPERFDLEYVAEDGSRKRPVMIHRAPFGSLERLIGILIEEYAGDFPVWLAPEQIRLLTVSDEFLPFAKQAVEQMKLAGIRAEVAPSGDRLGKLIRNAEKEKIPVMAVVGAKEVESNALNIRTRASGELGAIALSEVIDRLKHAIATHGNF